One region of Oxalobacteraceae bacterium OTU3CAMAD1 genomic DNA includes:
- a CDS encoding TonB-dependent receptor, producing the protein MSRSVRLIFSGGIAAAGLMSAPAMAQTTDAPIQRVEITGSSIKRATAETASPVQVITSEDLLKSGKGTVSEYLQTLTADGAGSLPTGFGNGFAAGSTAISLRGLGATSTLVLLNGRRMAPFARADDGQKSFTDLSTIPMQIVERIEILKDGASSTYGADAIAGVVNIILRKDVEGLTIKGDTGWSRYDDGKQNKASLTYGKGNLDSDKYNFVFNAEYFQSDNIKNSDRKDRAHIGKSDLRPYGYAVDTQFAGGYISGNNAASASPAGSIRNPANNNYVSLPGCSTLSATKDQTGAGGGCLWHHDQFRDMQPQIESTNLYARGTWQINDDTQAYAEAGYSKRATSFMMPPSSVTPTPAFPPNSTNPQGFVNYGSIALLGATHPQNPYGVATRLRYSAFDVGPSTRHADNEFTRAVIGVKGSAMGWDYDTGYTHSESTLDLEYTNMLNMTVLRAALGNPASQYFPYYIGDQASRNPASLYAALRVNATSKSTTKLDIVDFKASRELFDLPGGKLGLAVGGEYRKEQLSNPSLSGSENGTINASYVAAFGDTKVKAVYAEILAPVIKTVELSAAMRYDKYDNFSSSTPKAGIKWTPVKSFALRGTYTEGFRAPGAAEGNATSQSTGSAPVRDPVRCPGGVPAAGGATSADCALTVAAVKVGDPNLKPEESKGKTLGLVWDPLDGTSLSLDGWTIKRTNEINSLPYDQAAALPTAVRNDNNLVVGGVAQPGTGTLVLTQAPYRNSSYTKVSGVDFDIKQRLRLGAYGRAVVGLTWTHVASWLRAESATKTYQYAGTHGNCDTSNCAGTPKNKVSLMASWDLGNLNVTGNVNYRDKMRNTADAASLCANTFVGGANAPNAKCEIASFTTLDLSTRYAVNKQLTLFASMNNVLDKVAPLDPQTYGGMSYNPMDASGAIGRYMKVGASYKFF; encoded by the coding sequence TTGTCCCGTTCAGTACGCCTTATTTTCTCGGGTGGTATCGCCGCCGCCGGCCTGATGTCCGCGCCGGCCATGGCGCAAACGACCGACGCGCCGATCCAGCGCGTTGAGATCACCGGTTCGAGCATCAAGCGCGCGACCGCCGAAACGGCGTCGCCGGTCCAGGTGATCACCAGCGAGGACCTGCTGAAATCGGGCAAGGGTACCGTGTCCGAATACCTGCAAACGCTGACCGCCGACGGCGCCGGCTCCCTGCCGACCGGTTTCGGCAACGGCTTCGCGGCCGGCTCGACGGCGATCTCGCTGCGCGGCCTGGGCGCCACCTCGACCCTGGTGCTGCTCAACGGCCGCCGCATGGCGCCGTTCGCGCGCGCCGACGACGGCCAGAAAAGCTTCACCGACCTGTCGACCATTCCGATGCAGATCGTCGAACGCATCGAGATCCTCAAGGACGGCGCCTCGTCGACCTACGGCGCCGACGCCATCGCCGGCGTGGTCAACATCATCCTGCGCAAGGACGTCGAAGGCCTGACGATCAAGGGCGACACCGGCTGGTCGCGCTACGACGACGGCAAACAGAACAAGGCCTCGCTGACCTACGGCAAGGGCAACCTCGACAGCGACAAGTACAACTTCGTCTTCAACGCCGAGTACTTCCAGTCCGACAACATCAAAAACAGCGACCGCAAGGACCGCGCCCACATCGGCAAGTCTGACCTGCGTCCATACGGCTACGCGGTCGACACGCAGTTCGCCGGCGGCTACATCTCCGGCAACAACGCCGCCAGCGCCAGCCCGGCCGGCTCGATCCGCAACCCGGCCAACAACAACTACGTTTCGCTGCCGGGCTGCTCGACCCTGTCGGCCACCAAGGACCAGACCGGTGCGGGCGGCGGTTGCCTGTGGCACCACGACCAGTTCCGCGACATGCAGCCGCAGATCGAATCGACCAACCTGTACGCCCGCGGCACCTGGCAGATCAACGACGACACCCAGGCCTACGCCGAAGCCGGCTACTCCAAGCGCGCGACGTCGTTCATGATGCCGCCGTCGTCGGTCACGCCGACCCCGGCCTTCCCGCCGAACAGCACCAACCCGCAGGGCTTCGTCAACTACGGCAGCATCGCCCTGCTGGGCGCGACCCACCCGCAAAACCCGTACGGCGTGGCCACCCGCCTGCGCTACTCGGCGTTCGACGTCGGCCCAAGCACCCGCCACGCCGACAACGAATTCACCCGCGCCGTCATCGGCGTCAAGGGCTCGGCCATGGGCTGGGACTACGACACCGGCTACACCCATTCCGAGTCCACGCTGGACCTGGAATACACCAACATGCTCAACATGACGGTGCTGCGCGCGGCGCTGGGCAACCCCGCCTCGCAGTACTTCCCGTACTACATCGGCGACCAGGCCTCCCGCAACCCGGCCTCGCTGTACGCGGCGCTGCGCGTGAACGCCACGTCGAAGTCGACCACCAAGCTCGACATCGTCGACTTCAAGGCCTCGCGTGAACTGTTCGACCTGCCAGGCGGCAAGCTGGGCCTGGCCGTCGGCGGCGAATACCGCAAGGAGCAGTTGTCGAACCCGTCGCTGTCGGGCTCGGAAAACGGCACCATCAACGCCAGCTACGTGGCCGCCTTCGGCGACACCAAGGTCAAGGCGGTCTACGCCGAGATCCTGGCGCCGGTGATCAAGACGGTCGAGCTGTCGGCCGCCATGCGTTACGACAAATACGACAACTTCAGCTCGTCGACGCCGAAGGCCGGCATCAAGTGGACCCCGGTCAAGAGCTTCGCGCTGCGCGGCACCTACACCGAGGGCTTCCGCGCACCGGGCGCGGCCGAAGGCAACGCCACCTCGCAATCGACCGGCTCGGCGCCGGTGCGCGATCCGGTCCGCTGCCCGGGCGGCGTGCCTGCCGCCGGCGGCGCCACCTCGGCCGACTGCGCCCTGACCGTGGCCGCCGTCAAGGTCGGCGATCCGAACCTCAAGCCGGAAGAGTCCAAAGGCAAGACCCTGGGTCTGGTCTGGGATCCGCTGGACGGCACCAGCCTGTCGCTCGACGGCTGGACCATCAAGCGCACCAACGAGATCAACTCGCTGCCATACGACCAGGCCGCCGCGCTGCCAACGGCCGTACGTAACGACAACAACCTGGTCGTCGGCGGCGTGGCCCAGCCAGGCACCGGCACCCTGGTGCTGACCCAGGCGCCGTACCGCAACTCGAGCTACACCAAGGTCAGCGGTGTGGACTTCGACATCAAGCAGCGCCTGCGCTTGGGCGCCTACGGCCGCGCGGTCGTCGGCCTGACCTGGACCCACGTCGCCTCGTGGCTGCGGGCCGAGTCGGCAACCAAAACGTACCAGTACGCCGGCACGCACGGCAACTGCGACACGTCGAACTGCGCCGGCACCCCGAAGAACAAGGTCAGCCTGATGGCTTCGTGGGACTTGGGCAACCTGAACGTGACTGGCAACGTCAACTACCGCGACAAGATGCGTAACACGGCCGACGCCGCGTCGCTGTGCGCCAACACCTTCGTCGGCGGCGCCAACGCGCCGAACGCCAAGTGCGAGATCGCCTCGTTCACCACCCTGGACCTGTCGACCCGCTACGCGGTCAACAAGCAGCTGACCCTGTTCGCGTCGATGAACAACGTGCTCGACAAGGTCGCGCCGCTGGATCCACAGACCTACGGCGGCATGAGCTACAACCCGATGGATGCTTCCGGCGCCATCGGCCGCTACATGAAGGTCGGCGCCAGCTACAAGTTCTTCTGA